The following are encoded together in the Triticum dicoccoides isolate Atlit2015 ecotype Zavitan chromosome 6B, WEW_v2.0, whole genome shotgun sequence genome:
- the LOC119321264 gene encoding flavin-containing monooxygenase FMO GS-OX-like 8, whose amino-acid sequence MVCDESKALQRKKVCVIGAGMAGLASARELRREGHDVTVLEQNADVGGQWLYDPRGGGADDPLGAAEPVKVHSSLYASLRVISARENMGFTDFHFAPKAGRDGRRFPGHGEVQLYLKDFCDAFGLMEAVRLNTRVLRVAMAVAPTRQWMVRSVHEGTEEEEEEVFDAVVVANGHYSQPRLPSIQGMEAWRGRQIHSHSYRVPEPFRGDVVVVVGCGASGKDIAMEVRGVAKEVHLVAKSMEEVTPGLAKVLAKHSANLHLQLHVERLCEDGRVVFGGGGSGVLADTIIYCTGYNYSFPFLDTAGAVTVEDNRVGPLFEHVFPPSLAPSLSFVGIPIKVFAPWFFEAQAKWVAQVLSGRRTLPPEQEMMRSVEEYYRAREIAGVPKKYIHDVCLSETMPTYMDEFGSKYCDFPRVERWHHELVVSLFANMNDNLETFRDDYHDSDSIRKGVEEWHLSAQQTQAAPAAKKMSLGLSRTSTVVCAHPS is encoded by the exons ATGGTCTGCGACGAGAGCAAGGCATTGCAGCGCAAGAAGGTATGCGTGATCGGAGCTGGGATGGCCGGGCTCGCGTCAGCCCGCGAGCTGCGCCGGGAGGGCCACGACGTGACGGTGCTGGAGCAGAACGCCGACGTGGGCGGGCAGTGGCTGTacgaccctaggggcggcggcgccGACGACCCGCTCGGCGCCGCGGAGCCGGTGAAGGTGCACAGCAGCTTGTACGCGTCCCTCCGCGTCATCAGCGCCAGGGAGAACATGGGCTTCACCGACTTCCACTTTGCGCCCAAGGCTGGCCGTGACGGCCGCCGCTTCCCGGGCCACGGCGAGGTGCAGCTGTACCTTAAGGACTTCTGCGACGCGTTCGGGCTCATGGAGGCGGTCCGGCTCAACACGCGTGTCCTGCGCGTCGCCATGGCGGTGGCACCGACGCGGCAGTGGATGGTGAGGTCCGTACACGAgggcacggaggaggaggaggaggaggtattcGACGCCGTTGTCGTGGCCAACGGCCACTACTCGCAGCCGAGGCTGCCAAGCATCCAGGGCATGGAGGCGTGGAGGGGGAGGCAAATCCACAGCCACTCGTACAGGGTGCCGGAGCCGTTCCGcggcgacgtggtggtggtggtcggGTGCGGGGCGAGCGGCAAGGACATCGCCATGGAGGTCCGCGGGGTCGCCAAGGAGGTGCACCTCGTGGCCAAGTCCATGGAGGAGGTCACCCCAGGGCTCGCCAAAGTGCTCGCCAAGCATAGCgccaacctgcacctgcaactgcac GTGGAGCGTCTGTGCGAGGACGGGCGGGTGgtgttcggcggcggcggctccggcgtccTCGCCGACACCATCATCTACTGCACAGGGTACAATTACTCTTTCCCGTTCCTGGACACGGCGGGGGCGGTCACCGTCGAGGACAACCGCGTCGGCCCGCTGTTCGAGCACGTGTTCCCGCCGTCGCTGGCGCCGTCGCTCTCCTTCGTCGGCATACCCATAAAG GTGTTTGCGCCATGGTTCTTCGAGGCTCAGGCGAAATGGGTGGCGCAGGTGCTGTCCGGGAGGAGGACGTTGCCGCCGGAGCAGGAGATGATGCGGTCCGTGGAGGAGTATTACCGTGCCAGGGAGATCGCCGGCGTGCCCAAGAAGTACATCCACGACGTCTGCTTGTCTGAGACCATGCCCACG TACATGGATGAGTTCGGAAGCAAGTACTGTGACTTCCCTCGCGTGGAGAGATGGCATCACGAGTTGGTTGTGTCGTTGTTTGCCAACATGAACGACAATCTCGAGACCTTCCGCGACGACTACCATGACAGCGACTCCATCCGCAAGGGTGTGGAAGAGTGGCACTTGTCGGCCCAACAgacccaagctgctcctgctgctaaaAAGATGTCGCTTGGTCTTTCACGAACAAGCACAGTGGTCTGTGCACACCCTTCGTGA